The Pirellulales bacterium region CACTGACCACGGCTCGACTGAGTTCGCCGATGTCCGACCACTGACCAATTTTCCCTCATGTCCATCTTCGGCATTGGAACCGACATCGTCGAATGTTTGCGGATTGCCCAAATGATCGAGCGGCACGGCGAGCTGTTCATCACCCGCGTTTACACACCGCACGAAATCGAATACTGCCAAAGCCGCAAGCAGGCCACGCAGCATTTTGCCGGACGTTGGGCCGCCAAGGAAGCGGTGCTCAAAGCGCTGGGCACCGGTTGGCGGCGCGGCATTAGTTGGCGCGACGTGGAAATTCGTAATCTTCGTAGCGGCTCACCCACGGTGGCCTTGTACGGGGGCGCCAAAGATTTCATGGAGCAGGTGGGCGTGACCCAAGTAATGATCAGCATTTCTCACTGCCGCAGCCATGCCACGGCCTACGCCCTTGCGCTGACCGAGGAAAAAGAGA contains the following coding sequences:
- the acpS gene encoding holo-ACP synthase translates to MSIFGIGTDIVECLRIAQMIERHGELFITRVYTPHEIEYCQSRKQATQHFAGRWAAKEAVLKALGTGWRRGISWRDVEIRNLRSGSPTVALYGGAKDFMEQVGVTQVMISISHCRSHATAYALALTEEKETDGSK